GGCAGGCTCAGCCCCGGCCGGCAGATAGAACCCGGCCGGCTGGTGGGGATTCTCGCCGTAGCGCAGGGGCAGGGATTTTTTCAGGTTGAGAGAAATATTTTGCGGCAATTCCTGTAGGGGCGATTCATGAATCGTCCCAGATTTAAGAAAATAACCGTTGATGGCCGCATCGTAACCCGCGGTCAGGGCAAAGGCCTTTTGGGCCAGCTCCCGTTTAGTTTCGTAAGAGACCTGCCCGGATTTTTCCAGTTCTGAGATTATGGTCTGGTACTGGTCCGGCGAAGTGACCACAGCCACGTCGTGGTGGTTCTTGGCCGCGGCCCTGATCAGCGAGGGTCCACCGATGTCTATGTTCTCGATGGCCTCCTCGTCGGTGACGTTAGGCTTGGCCACGGTGGCCTCGAAAGGATAGAGGTTGACGCAGACGATATCCACCGGCAGGATGTCGTGTTCCTTGCGCTTGGCCAGGTGTTCCGGGACGTCCCGGCGGACCAGGATCCCGGCGTGGATCCGGGGATGGAGGGTCTTGACCCGGCCGTCCAGCATCTCGGGAAATTTGGTGACGTCGGAGACGTCGGTAACGGTCAGGCCCTGTTCACGGAGGTACTTGGCGGTGCCGCCGCTGGAGACTATCTCGTACCCGGCCTGGGAGAGGCCCTTGGCAAATTCAGTGATGCCGGTCTTGTCGAAGACACTGATGATGGCTCGGTTGTTGCTCATTAGTTTTTCAGATTTTTTATCTTTTATTTTTTGTTTTTCAGTTTTCCGGCCAGCTCCGCCGTTCTCTTGCCCAGCTCCATTCCGAACTTGATCGCCTTGGCATCCGGCAGGTCCACGCAGGCCGCCCCGAAGTGCTTCTCGCTGGCCCGGCCCTGTACCACCATCCCGTGGATCAGCATTGCCGTGAGAATGGAGATCAGCGTGGTCTCGGCCCCGGTGGCGGTGCTGCCGGCGGTGGTGAAGGCCGCCCCGGCCTTGCCTTCCAGCTTCCCGTGGATCTTGAATGTCGAATCCATCAGCCTTTTCAGCTTGGCCGTCATTAGCCCGTAGTAGGCGGGCGAGCCGATGATGATCCCGTCGGCGGCCAGCATGTCAGCTAACTTGACCTGGTCCGCTTTCTTGACCGTGACCGCTGTTCCTTTTACCAGCCTGGCGCCATCGGCCACGGCCTGGGCCAGCTTCCCGGTGTTGCCGGTGTAGGAGTCGTAGATTATGAGGATATTTGTCATAAAAGGATAAAAAATCTGCGTAATCTGCGGATAGTGCCTATTTCTGTTTCCTGATGACCTTGCCCTCGGCCATCACCAGCCGCGGGAAGGCCCCCAGGTGCAGGGGGTCCCTGTCCCAGACCACCAGGCTGGCCAGCTTGCCGGTCTCGATGGAACCCAGCTTGTCGTCGATGCCCAGTATCTTGGCGTTCTTCAAGGTGATCATCCCCACGGCCTCCTCCTCCTTCATCCCCTGGATCAAAAAGTACTTCAGGCTGTCGCGCAGGGCCGGGGTCATGATCACCGGATGGTCGGTCATCAGGCCGTAAAAGGCCTTCGATCTCATCAGCAGTTCGGCGTTGCGGTAGTGCTCGTTGCGCAGTTCCACTTTGTAGGGCAGGCTGCCCAACGGCCCGTAGACGATGGGGATGTTGTTGTCCGCCAGCTGGTCGAAGATCTCCTTGTGGTGGACGTCGCCCAGGTGGTCGGCGGTCACCGTCAGCTTGTATTTCTTCACCAGTTCGATCAGGTACAGCACGTCGTCCTCTTTGTGGACGTGGACCTTGGCGGTCTTCTTGTCCAGCAGCAGCTCCAGCAGGGCCTTCTCCTCGGTGTCGAACTCCAGCACGAATTCCTGCTCTATCATCTGCTTCTGTTCCTCGATGTCCCTGGAACTCAGCTTGCTGTCCTTGTCCCGCACCTTCTGGTCCAGCTCCTTCAGCTTGCGCTGCCGGGCCAGGTCGCCCTTCTGCTTCTTGGCCAGCACCAGGTCGAACTTCTTCTCCAGCATGCTGTAGATGCCCATCCGGGTGTTGGGACGCAGCCCTTTCCACTCCCCGGTGGAGCGGGGGTTGTAGCCCAGGGCCATCTTGAATCCGTATTCTTTCAGCAGGGCCTGGCCCCGGTTGGCGGCGAAGTTCTTGATGACCATGGCCCGGCCGCCCACCAGGTTGCCGGACCCCGGCACGATGCAGCTGTAAAGCACCCCAAAGTCCACCGCCTCGGCAAAGGCCGGGTCATCGAAGTAGACGCTGTCCAGCGGGTCGTTGTTGGCCAAAAACTGGTCCAGGATGTCGTTGGACTCGCCCTCATCGC
The sequence above is drawn from the candidate division TA06 bacterium genome and encodes:
- a CDS encoding amidohydrolase family protein, which encodes MAKPIIIHATTLYDGLHKRNNVYLAVEGDKVTELSTKKAKADAEGVVTPAFIDAHSHLGMHRAGEPGDEGESNDILDQFLANNDPLDSVYFDDPAFAEAVDFGVLYSCIVPGSGNLVGGRAMVIKNFAANRGQALLKEYGFKMALGYNPRSTGEWKGLRPNTRMGIYSMLEKKFDLVLAKKQKGDLARQRKLKELDQKVRDKDSKLSSRDIEEQKQMIEQEFVLEFDTEEKALLELLLDKKTAKVHVHKEDDVLYLIELVKKYKLTVTADHLGDVHHKEIFDQLADNNIPIVYGPLGSLPYKVELRNEHYRNAELLMRSKAFYGLMTDHPVIMTPALRDSLKYFLIQGMKEEEAVGMITLKNAKILGIDDKLGSIETGKLASLVVWDRDPLHLGAFPRLVMAEGKVIRKQK
- a CDS encoding NAD(P)H-dependent oxidoreductase, producing the protein MTNILIIYDSYTGNTGKLAQAVADGARLVKGTAVTVKKADQVKLADMLAADGIIIGSPAYYGLMTAKLKRLMDSTFKIHGKLEGKAGAAFTTAGSTATGAETTLISILTAMLIHGMVVQGRASEKHFGAACVDLPDAKAIKFGMELGKRTAELAGKLKNKK